Proteins encoded by one window of Anaerosalibacter sp. Marseille-P3206:
- a CDS encoding O-acetyl-ADP-ribose deacetylase, with translation MFKCKDSIIKIVKGDITVQKVDAIVNAANSTLLGGGGVDGAIHKAGGPEILEQCKRIGGCPTGEARITTAGKMASKYVIHTVGPIYKNGKNREGELLYNAYYNSLILAREYNLKSIAFPSISTGAYGYPIKEAAEIAIEAVIDFIEDNDFVIDITFVLFNESDYNIYEKKLSTILNK, from the coding sequence ATGTTTAAATGTAAAGATTCTATAATAAAAATAGTCAAAGGAGATATAACAGTACAAAAAGTAGATGCAATAGTTAATGCTGCTAATAGTACACTTCTTGGAGGAGGAGGGGTAGATGGGGCTATACATAAAGCAGGTGGTCCTGAAATATTGGAGCAATGTAAAAGAATAGGGGGATGTCCTACAGGAGAAGCTAGAATTACTACGGCAGGTAAAATGGCTAGTAAATATGTTATACATACGGTAGGGCCAATATACAAAAACGGAAAAAATAGAGAAGGAGAACTTCTTTATAATGCCTATTATAATTCTTTAATCCTTGCCAGAGAATATAATCTAAAATCTATTGCTTTTCCATCGATTTCTACAGGTGCTTATGGGTATCCTATAAAAGAAGCAGCGGAAATAGCCATAGAAGCTGTTATTGATTTTATAGAAGATAATGATTTTGTAATAGATATAACATTTGTATTATTTAATGAATCAGATTATAATATTTACGAAAAAAAGCTATCAACTATACTTAACAAATAA